The Astyanax mexicanus isolate ESR-SI-001 chromosome 6, AstMex3_surface, whole genome shotgun sequence region GTTGCAGACCGTAAATGTTGAACAGGTACACTTCAGTGGATTCTCTGATGTGGCATCATGGTCTCCTCAAACTCTTCCAGGTCCTTTGTGCCAAGAACTCCACTGCCCAGGTGGAACAGCTTAACATCGGCATTCTCAACCCATTCTGGGCCACTGAGGTAACTGTTACTATAtgctttttcattttttgaaatgcattttagtatttattaaattaaaaatattattgtcatttaaatataaagtattttGGTTTTTGAGTGGTATAACTAATGTGAGCAAAGGCAGTGGGGCATGCAATATGACTGTCCCCTTTAATGTTTATCTAGGACCCCATAAATCCCTACCTTCATTAGTGTGGTATGGAAAGCTAtgattactgtataattttgtaaTCAGTAGTCAGTACGAATGTTTTGActactttattttaaatagaGACTGATCGGGTTCTCTGCTTTTAAGAATGACTAAAACTGATGCAATTGTTCTCTTTTAGTGTCATGGATGTGCTGAACCTGTGGCAGGATGACCCAGAAGAACTGTTGTTGGACCTGGGCTTTGGTGCAGAAGAACCGGACATTACTGTAAAAATCCCAGCCCGCTTCATCAACCACCAGTCAAAAGCCCGCGGCATCAACATCCAGCTGTTCCTGGAGGCGCAGAAGAACCGCATGGACATTGAGAATCCAGACGTCAGAAGTGAGTGCTCATTTCATTAGATAACTGCATGACTGTAATTGCATATTCAGCCTGTTCTTGAGAAGCGGAGCGGTTTTACTTCCTGCAGCTGAGGGGAAAGTTGTCCATTAATTTCCTGCATGATTACAGTGTGGTAACTGACTGATAACTGGTTTGAACATTCTGCCACATACTGTATGATGAAATGGACTTACATCTCTATTGCTATtctatctctttatttctctctctaactctgtatctctatctttctctctctctctctctctatcagatcGTTTCAGACAGCTTGAGGTGTTACAGCAGGTCACCACAGCCTTTAATTCTCTGGTTGGAGGCCCTGCTCAAGTTGCAGAAAAGCCTGGAGAACCTCAGATTTCAGCAGAAACCAGAGAGAGGAGGAAGCGGGTTGGCATGCTGTTGCGAAAAGCCTCCAAGAAGTCCCTGAGCCAAGCAGCCACTTCCCAAGACCAGCAGCCGCTCTCTCCTCCGCTGACTGGCCCGTCCTACAGCCCAGATCTACCTGCAGATCCTCCACAAGACAAGCGAAGCCCTGTAAAGCGTGCCAGGCAGTGTCTCCCCGAAATTGCCAGCCTCAGCCCACTGGTAGAGGAGCAAAACTCTATCCCAGAAGCAGCTGAGCCCTCGTCGGCTCCCCCTCAGACTCAGTGCAAAAGCAGCGGTCCGAGCGGAGTGAGGGAGCCATGCAACGTCACCTTCGCACACAAGGGTCAAGGACAGCCTGCAGAGTCTTTTGAGCTGGAAGAGGTGATGTGTTATGGCTGTGCTTTAATGACCCCTCCACCTTGCAGActtagcataataataataataataataataatagtaataatacaacTATTATTTGGCCCTTGCGTCTAGATTGTAGGTACTGTTTCATCTCTagcatttctaaaaaaataacTTGATGGTGTCACTTGACTATTTCAATTTTTGGCCCACCTCCATGCATCCTGCcctgtttaatgtgttttcttttaatatttttttttacattggaaaattaatactgaagactttaaagctatacaggaatacataccagaatatgttttatactttatatttatatatatttttattattatacttatattctaaaagccacatttagctttgaggacagatctgcacactctttgtattttaatctcagagtcttcatgagggaaagtcacctggaatagttttctcagcatcttgaaggagtttctggaggctCTGAACAATTGTtattgcttttccttcatgctgtgaagctccagctcatcccaactAACccgtctcagttgggtttaggtcaggggagtGTGgatgcaaacactttttttgtttactatgtaattccataagTGTCTCTTAATTGCTTtcatgtcttttaatattaatctacaatttagaaaaaaagaaagcattgaatgggaatgtgtccaaacttttgactggggttttatatattttacattttttaacctttatcctaatgttaaattattattgattttctctgctgtttccttttctttttggtagcttttggtttgtttgcttttttgaagttttttttttattcagcatttttaaaatgcttttgtaTTAATGCCTCTGTTAAACATCTGCATCGTAAATGTATATTTACTAATATCATCCCTTCTTCCTTATAATGCtgtaaaataatcaatatatgttgagtttaaatatattttgattgATTGTTTTATGTTAGATAAAGCTCTTCTACTAAATGagctgtttgttttctgtttgcagATTCAGAGCTTTGATGAGGGAAGTATAGCAGGGAGTTGCACTGGCCCTGCTGATCATGCAGGTATGtgctaatgttttattattaattaattaatttatttttctggtagCTGTTTTCCAGTGTAGCTTgtgttttgtcagtgtttttgtatgtttctgTATATTTGTCTGTCTCTTTCCTAGAAGCAAAGTCATAGTTCCATGAGAAGCATGTCATTATGTTTGAGTGGGCAGTTTAATATAGTGCAATATAACTCTGATAACATGCAAATTTCACCTGGTTCTTTTAAGATCATTTTCATATGGACATCAGTTTAGACCTGTTTAGGTTTCTATTGCCTCTCTAAGCGGAGGAGAGGCAAAGCCTGGTTTATGGCTTTGCAGGGGCATTAATGGAatgtgtttatttagatttatcgCTCTGAAGTTATTTTGACTGAAGTGTCATTATGCTCCATTATGCAATGGAAACAGTGATCATTTTCAGACAGTAGCTATTGTGGACTGTGTAGGTAGTGAGCAAGCGAGCCTGTCCCGTGTGAGCTCGTGTGTGGTGAGGACGAACAGTTGTCAGTCAGACAGCAGTGGATTTCTGGAGGAGCCATTTGTTCCTGCTTTCTCTCAGCACCCTTGTCCAGGACCGGAGCTTATGAAGGTAAGGGGACTTCTTGCATGTTACAGTTGAGGGGAAAGAAATACTGCATCACTACTGATTCTTTTGGAAACTTTATTAGTTCCAAAAGAAATTAATAGTTCTTAGATTGTAATTACTTTTTGTCACCTAAAAATACTTTTACAATGGGCCTGGCCTTTGTTTATAGTACAgtcatatatgaaatatattgtattgattAATTTTTGGTTCataatttaataaacactgtttaAGCTGCAGTAAGTAagactattattattagtaagattattatatatttatcacaCTAATCAGTGCCAAAATTATTACAGCACATTCTTCTTTTTACATCCACTGTCTTTTTTTTATCAGTCCCATAGAGtagcactttgtagttttataattacagtctCTCTTACCATGTTATTCAATGGTCAGGACTCTAAAGGAACACCACAGAGTAGCTATTGTTTGGTTAGTGCATCAGGTACTAATGTagtggctgatcagtgtatacattacctgtttttaaaaactgtatgGAACATGTTACAGAAACACGTGACATTAAAAAATTGTAACAAATGTTTTGAGGATGTTTTAAGATCTTTTGTAAATCAGATTTAGAACCTGCTGAACCATCTGTTTCTTATCTAGAGAAGATGACATATGGGTGTGGGTTTTTGTCTGCAGGTACTGCATGCCATGTCGGGAGAAAGTACAGACAGCCAGCAGAAGAGTGTGGAGCAGCAGGAGACTGTAGAGTTACACTCCACAGATCACTCAATCTCCTCCGAGAGGATGCTTGAACACACTGAATCCTGTGAAACACAGTCAAACGCTGCTTCGAGAAAAGAGCTGACAGGTGGAGGAGATGCTGCAGAAAGTTACTTACAGGATGCTGATGAGGTAGACGTGAATTTTGTCCAGAAAGATGTTGCTGAGGACTATACTGGAAAAAGTACCACATTACAGGACACAGATCGATTAGACTGTTCGGTAGATGTGTACATTGTATCGAAGGACATTGCTGAAGACTGCATTAGTAAAGAAAATATCACATCACAGGACACTAGTAAAGTAGATTATTTGGTAGATGCGGATGTTGCACGAACGGACATTGCTGAAGACTGCATGAGTAAAAATACCACAGCAGAGGACATTGATCATGTAGAATGTTTGGTTGATGTGAACGTTGCACAAAAGGACATTGCTAAAGACTGTAAAACAAGTGAAAATACCACAGCTGAAGACACTAATAATGTAGATTGTTTAGGAGAAATTAATGTTGCCCAAAAGGAACTTGCTGTAGATCATAATACTGGCCAAAGTGCCACAGCTGTGGAGGACTCGCTAAGTCCCCCACCTGATGTAATTCCCCAAGCAGATTCTCAAAAAGAGGTGCGGAAATCCGAATGCACTGCCTTTGATGAGGGCTCATTTCCCTTCGACCTGGAAGCAGATATTACAGAGAATAAAAAACCCACTGAGACAAACAGTGGAGGTGGGTATTCTGGACGTTCTGTCTCTGTGCAGATGCGCTCCTCTTTGTCCTCTGTTTCCCAGAGTTCCTTCAGAGGGAGTCTGAGCCACAGCCTTTCCTTAGGGCCCAACTCTCCCAGCAGTGTCGAAACTAGAAGAGAATCCTTCTCTCATAGGAACCAATCAGACGCCAATAAGGACCATCTCTCAAGCTCTCCCCATAATCCCGCCTCCCCTGAACAGGTGACCTCATCACCCCACCCGTGGCATTCTGAGGACAGCTTTAAAGGCCTCCCAAATTTGCAGTTGCATTCCACAACGCTGGACATGGGCACTTCACACGAAGAGGACAAGCGCTGGGAGGGGACGCTGTGGACAGGCACTGGACAGTGCTGCTGCTCTTGTGACCACaactgccactgctgctgccagaACAAGAGTGGACAGAAGCAGCACTCCAGCATCATCAGCCATCTGCACACAGCCTCCAGCCTGCCAGTGAGTTACATCATAGCTTTGAGATAGATTGGTAGCCCAAGGGCAAATTTATGAGACAAACAGGGAGGCTCACATTTCCTCCAATGTAATTTGGGGTAATACGATAGGTCGAGGCACCAAAAACATCAATATGATCAAGGATACGCTTCCACTTCCATAGTCCCTGTCAGCTAGAGTTTAAAGAGCTAGAGTCTCCCTGCTTTCTTTGATCACCATAGAGCAACGCCCTTTGTGAAATACGTATTATGATACATATTTCTTCACTAAAAAAAAGCTAGCAgggaaaatgggggaaaaaaaaactcttcgAAGGCGAGTGCTGATTAAAAGGTCTGTGGGTTGGATTTGATAAATGGGCTCGATTTGCATTTGAATGGCCTATTTGCATGCGTTATGGACAGGATCAGAGATGGCTGGCCACTTCTGCCGTCCCTACAGCCCTCGCCTAGACTCCAAAGCTCACCCACTGTCGCTCGTAAACAATTTTAATAAAAGCTCCCTTCACTAAAACACGAAAGAGGCTGAGCTTTAAGTGATTCTCACGCAcagtcctgctctctctctttttgcagtATTCTTTGGATGAATTGGAGGGCATGATGAGATGTATGAGGAAGTTCCGGTGGGTGTTATCAGAGATCGAGGAGAGGCTTCAGGAAGAGCACACGTCAGTGCTCAACTCTTTGTCTGACGTACACAGGTTAGTATTGTATTTTAAACACACTGCTGTGCTTCCAGGCTTTCTGCCCTAAAATAAACCACACTGCTGGAAAACATAAAAATGGTCATACCCTGGGATTAAGGTGGAATTAAACGAGAGTGGGGTTTGGGACTTGTAAGTGTACTTAGCAGATTTATAACTGTCTGTAATGATAAAGTGACTATAGCCTTCTAAAAAAAGACCTGAACTTAAGGATTGTTCCAAAAATTCCTTTAAAATTTGCAGCCTGTTGGTAGGATTTCTGTGAGCTGTAGTGTGAAGTGTAGCATGAAAAGTACATTAAAGTAATACTAGTAATACTAGAACTAATATTTTAGGTAAGGATTTTCGAATATCATTTAACCCCTGTGTCGTTTGCTTAAGTATGGGCCTTTTTAAAACCATTATTAATTATGACTGTATCAGTGCAGCCCTatttacactatatgtccaaatgtttgtggacatcccttctaataaAGAGCAATATTTCCAGCAGACTAAGGTTCTCTGGAGCAGACAAACATGAACATATCggcaccatgcctaatactaTGTGTTCGATAGAGGGATTTAAAGGCCCCAGCATTGATCTGTGGACTgttttctctgaaatgatgggGCTTTATCCAGTGCTTTTGGCTTTATCCAATAAAATCCACACAGCAGTGCTCAAATATTCCATGGACAGGCTCTAGAGatagttactcaaacaaaaacaggataaactctctttaaatacatgtaattccaaagaaacactaaataaacaggtgtcccaatacttttgtccaagtGTTTGTTTTACAGTTAGATTTAAATTTAGTTGTTTGTCAATTTTGATGCATATATTTAAACCTTTTTTGCTAATAGTGTTACGCACTTTCCAAATTTATCTATTTTTactacaaacatttttaaactgaTAATTTACACATAAAGGATACAGAATTTATATATAGGTGTTGAAAGTGTGTTATTTTCACAGGGCTGATGTGCAGGGTGTTTTGGAGCTGAGGGCAGCTGTCAAACAGGAAGCAGTGCTTCTGGAGCAGCAGCTCACTGATCTAGTCCACGCTTATGATGACAGCATTAAAATGGTATCCAGCCTTATCTGTATTAGCTCTGTGTAATGCACATCATAGGCTTTATGAAGTAAATAAATTTGTATATAATTActatatacagaatatacaatCGCTCTGAGTTCTATCTTGTATCTAAAGAgtgaatatgttttaaaaaatcttataaaatagatggaaaatgtaaaaaactgttgtttttttgtttgtttttgtcataGAAACTGAACAGACTTTTGGATGAGCAATCTCAGTTGTGCTCTCAGCTGCACATTACTCCATTTGACACACCCCACCCAGCCAACACCTGCAAGAGAAGTGTGGCCGTTCAGTGCTGCCTCCTGCCTGGGATGGACACCACACAGTCTTGCCTCTCCCAGCAGCCCACCAGTGACTCAGATTTCACCAACGGCAGTGACTGGAGCCCCAGCAGTAAGACAGACAAGCTGGACTTTGTAGGATTTATTAAAAGTGTAAGTTTTCACCCACGTATTAGTTTTATATGGTAAGAGATCTTGTTCttgtgtagtatttttttttcacagctctatTTTCTTTCAGTTAAAGGATGTGACCATCAATAATGATTCACTGGAATGAAAAGGTTTGTgtcaataaaacattttacagttCTGTTGCTCTTTGTTCAAATATGCTTTGTTGGTTCTTTTGAAAATTTACTATACTTTATGAAAAAGTTAAATGTGATTTGAAGTAACAAAACAATTGTCtcgtctttttttttacagttcttcAAAGTCAAAAGTGAGAAGAATATTTGCACCTTgatgatttaatgttttattttattctaacttaaaatattttatgtattgatttatttttttagtataatgCACTGAGGCATGCTGTAAATCCTAAATTTAGAACAATAAAAGCATCTGAATCCTCTGTATGGatccttttttaaatatttcaacaCACTCACTTTACTGGGCTCAAATCTATAGCTTAGTAAACTTCAACACAGGGTCTCTCAAAAAAAGCTCTAATTTTTGCCAAAATATCTTATATGATGTCCTATATCCCTCTTCCAAATGTCTTTTAGAAATGCCACAGACATAGAATTGTATTTTCTTGTTATGTGCTTTTTACCATTTTGCCATACATGTGCTTacatattagacaaatataaaaataaaaaaagataattttgCTATTATAACTATTCTCACTGTTGTTATTAATAAAAGTaatcgcatatatatatatattttatttttaatttttttcgcCCTTTAAAATTCAAGTGTTGGGCCTCTGTGTCCTGTCATAAACTTTATTTGTTGTAAACAATTTTCAATATTGAAAAAcctctattattattaataagataATATATTCATCACCACTCTACACGCACTTCATTGAAGAGGACGAAAAATTCCCATCTCAGTTCTGAATCAGACATCAAAGCTGTCCCCTGTTCCCAACTCTACGAGTACTGCTGTCCCTTTTGTTATGTGCAAACAATGAACAAATACATCTAATCTATTATTACCCTTTCCTTTATTGTAGCCTGCATTTCCATTGTGCTCTTGATGAGTTTTGTAATTAGAGTATAATACATTTGCATGCTTGTTTATGATGTGCTGAtataaagtaaagaaagaaacaatGTCTTATTTAGAATGTCATATTTTGAAGTCTTTCCTCTTCCTGCAGTCTGCCCCCTTcatagaccccccccccccttcattcTACAGTGCTTTTTTTTGAGATCCACTCTGCTTAACATGTTGAAATAGTAATTCAAACTGTTGAAATAGGTTAATTAGAGAGCCTTTGATATTCATACACGACACATCATAAGGGCTTCTGTCGCCCTGACAACTGCCACTAATGGAGATTGAGTTGTGGCCCCTCCTCCAAGCTACATAACCCTTCTCTTTGATGAGGCCTTCCAGTGTCTTCTGCTACTGCTGGGGTAAGTTCTGATTTTCTTACACCGTACACTCTTTTGCATGGGCCATACTTGGCATAAATGGGCATAAGAAatattttttcttcagttttgcttttttaaagctaGTTTTTAAGAATTTAGGCTAGGttctaactttttttgttgttttttttcaagcCCATATATGGCTGATGtgctaaataaaatgaaaaaaaaaaacatgtactatTTACATTTGTGCTTGTTTTAAGTTTTCTCTGTCAGTTTAATCCCTTAACTGTGTAAATAATTTTGGATAAACCAGACCAATATaacaatagaaatgctcagaAATCAGTATTCATTTTTGCCTTTTGTAAAATCACTATTTTGCTGATGTATGTTTTGGACTGCATTGGACTTCAGCAACCATATATGAGTttggaacaagaaaaaaaacaacaaaaaatgattccaaaaaatatattttttgttttaccaaacacacacacatctgctttCCATTTATGTCTGCTTAAAGTTTTCTCCATTGATTGAACCCTGTATCTGCACTGTACACTGTGCAAATAATTCtgggtgaatggaccaataaaatccTCTAAAACTAAAACCTttattacactgacttccatttaaagttaagaACATATTTGCCTTCTCCTGTAGAGTCTTaactgtgagttttttttttcttttttcattagaCATCAGCTGTGTATATGTGGGTTTggagaaacaacaaaaaagaagtgtaaaaaaaaataccacattttatcttttttgaaggttttttccAAGCCCATATATGTCTGCTGTcctgtgaaaagtatctccacttttttttttgttaagtttgcCCCAGTATTTGAACCCTGTGCTGCTCTGTACACTGTGTTATCAATGCTGGCTGAATGGACCAGTAAAATGctctaaaacaaataaacaataaactcttAATTTACATTGATTTCAATTTAAGGTTAATAACATTGTTGTCTTCTCATTTAAAGTCATAATTTGGAAGATTTCTGAGGTTTTTAGTGGACAGCAAATATATATAATGAGGCGTATATTCATTCCATGTTTATTTCATCTTCTTTTTAATTTCTTATATTAGATTCTTAGACAATTTAAATATTCTGGGTTACTTTTTGTGATCGTGCCTTTGTGTTGAAGTGTGTTGAAGtgtatgtacgtatgtatgtgcctgtgtgtttatgtgagagtCCGTGGCACTGATTGGGGCCTAAATAATGGATGTGGGtgcagtcagagagagagagagtgctgttaTCTGATATGTGAACAGACTGTCAGCATGTCTACAGGCTGTGTGAGGTCACTCTCGGAGACAGCAGAGCACAGACTCGCCGCTCAGGAGCGTCCCTGTAAGTAGCAGTGTGCACTGTggattgtctgtctgtctgtttgtgtctgtctgtctgcatgcatttatgtatgtatatatgtatgtacttTAACTTTCTGCCTCTATGTTTACCTCTACTGAGTTTTAATATGGTGGGTCTGTTTGAAAGGATGAAAAACTCAAAGGGAGGGGATAAAACAAAGGGAGAGTGGGTGCTGGAATGGGAGCTGGATGCACTGGGAAGCACAAAGGCTGAGACAGATGGCCAACTGACTCTTCCACACAAACTACAGCTTGTCTGTGGGTGTGGGTGCATTGTTAGCTGTGTTAGAGTGCACTATCCTGAACCTGcctccctgtgtgtgtctgtacagATGAGGACAGTGAGATGGACAGGCAGAAGCACAGCGCTGAGGAAAATCAGCAGGACGAACTCGGACAAAAGAAGCCCCGCAGGAAAGACACGCCTGTGCTCAACTCTCCTCCACTTATACCAGGTACCACTTTCACTTCTACATCCTCTTTCATCCTCTTTATCTCCTCCCTTTATTAAACTCACGTGTTGTCTTCTTATTATGATTCTTCATTCATTCTCTATGGCATTATTATGGCATTAAGTGCAACTCTCCTATGTCTGAACTTTTCCCCCTGCAGGGGTGAGATTAATGAAAGGGGAAGCCCGTCTGATTCACATGGAGGACGAAGAAAAGGAGGCAAAGAAATAGCTGTATTTTTACACCATGGCGTACGCActgattgttgttgttgtttgtttcccATTGTTTTAATAGCTTGCATGTGTTAAAGCCTGTCTGAACCTTTCTCAAATGTCTCAAATGTTGTGCTTCATTTTCCACGTGTCAGAGATttacaatatataaatacacatttctgCAAATTTCTATGGTGgaacagttttattttataacaaAAGTGCATATTTAATAGATCATATCATCACTGTTGTAACAAAACCTCATTTCTCTGAAATGGTAAGGAACAAATGTTCTAAACTGTATCATATGtgtagatataataataataaggtaattCTACTTACTTAACcatttatttaagattttatcATCATGGAATGTTTATATGAGAGAGCAGCTttctaaactgttttaaaaagttGCATATAGTCTTAAGCAAAAGTTTTGACACCCctggttgttgttttttctgaGTGTGAATTTGAACATATTATATAAAACTTTcactttcctctttttttttacaactttataTTCAAACTTGCAGGATTTGAATGAATCAGAAGTGAAATACTTGGGGGGGGTAAAAACCTGGAGAGATGTTTGCATGACAGTAACAATATTGAAAACAAGTATAAAATTGAATGTGCTTTTTAtaattgtttgtatttttgtatttgttgatgGCTTATTGGGACCATTTTTTAGACAGGAAGTATATTTAAGTCCTGGACTGCAAAGCATTTTAATAAGAGATACTTGACCCTCGTCTGGGAATGTAATCACGTTAAAATGAGCAAAAATAACAGTCTTTCTGCTTTAGAATGTGTAGTTtgtgaaataaattaaacatagAAATAATAGAAAGATCAATTAAACCATCATTTTCACCAGGGGTGCCAAATATTTGCATATCACTATACATAAATATATCTATATGCTAGATTTTTCTGTTCTGGATGTGAAATGCTGTATAAATACATAAGCTCTGTATGTGAGCTTATCCTGCAGAGCTTTGTTGGGGTCACCTCCCACTTCTGAGAGAGATGCGCTGTAGATGCAGGGCTTTTTCTCGGGCGTCGACGAGCTTGGTCTCGACTGCTCTCTGCCTGGGGGGCGGGTAGGAACTGGCACAGTAGCTGGGTCTCTTAGTGTAGCGGATCAGATACCTCTTCCTCACACCTGCAGAA contains the following coding sequences:
- the itprid1 gene encoding protein ITPRID1 isoform X1, with product MAADHLADKRARLHASKSRWTGRTDDVSVTQPLASPSTEKCHKDSIRQWLNSITEEDSKPVAIQDTPARRLKRNGSSEDDLALGIEASLYGKPAVRATEGYLRSFVPRTPLPRWNSLTSAFSTHSGPLSVMDVLNLWQDDPEELLLDLGFGAEEPDITVKIPARFINHQSKARGINIQLFLEAQKNRMDIENPDVRNRFRQLEVLQQVTTAFNSLVGGPAQVAEKPGEPQISAETRERRKRVGMLLRKASKKSLSQAATSQDQQPLSPPLTGPSYSPDLPADPPQDKRSPVKRARQCLPEIASLSPLVEEQNSIPEAAEPSSAPPQTQCKSSGPSGVREPCNVTFAHKGQGQPAESFELEEIQSFDEGSIAGSCTGPADHAGSEQASLSRVSSCVVRTNSCQSDSSGFLEEPFVPAFSQHPCPGPELMKVLHAMSGESTDSQQKSVEQQETVELHSTDHSISSERMLEHTESCETQSNAASRKELTGGGDAAESYLQDADEVDVNFVQKDVAEDYTGKSTTLQDTDRLDCSVDVYIVSKDIAEDCISKENITSQDTSKVDYLVDADVARTDIAEDCMSKNTTAEDIDHVECLVDVNVAQKDIAKDCKTSENTTAEDTNNVDCLGEINVAQKELAVDHNTGQSATAVEDSLSPPPDVIPQADSQKEVRKSECTAFDEGSFPFDLEADITENKKPTETNSGGGYSGRSVSVQMRSSLSSVSQSSFRGSLSHSLSLGPNSPSSVETRRESFSHRNQSDANKDHLSSSPHNPASPEQVTSSPHPWHSEDSFKGLPNLQLHSTTLDMGTSHEEDKRWEGTLWTGTGQCCCSCDHNCHCCCQNKSGQKQHSSIISHLHTASSLPYSLDELEGMMRCMRKFRWVLSEIEERLQEEHTSVLNSLSDVHRADVQGVLELRAAVKQEAVLLEQQLTDLVHAYDDSIKMKLNRLLDEQSQLCSQLHITPFDTPHPANTCKRSVAVQCCLLPGMDTTQSCLSQQPTSDSDFTNGSDWSPSSKTDKLDFVGFIKSLKDVTINNDSLE
- the itprid1 gene encoding protein ITPRID1 isoform X2; this encodes MDVLNLWQDDPEELLLDLGFGAEEPDITVKIPARFINHQSKARGINIQLFLEAQKNRMDIENPDVRNRFRQLEVLQQVTTAFNSLVGGPAQVAEKPGEPQISAETRERRKRVGMLLRKASKKSLSQAATSQDQQPLSPPLTGPSYSPDLPADPPQDKRSPVKRARQCLPEIASLSPLVEEQNSIPEAAEPSSAPPQTQCKSSGPSGVREPCNVTFAHKGQGQPAESFELEEIQSFDEGSIAGSCTGPADHAGSEQASLSRVSSCVVRTNSCQSDSSGFLEEPFVPAFSQHPCPGPELMKVLHAMSGESTDSQQKSVEQQETVELHSTDHSISSERMLEHTESCETQSNAASRKELTGGGDAAESYLQDADEVDVNFVQKDVAEDYTGKSTTLQDTDRLDCSVDVYIVSKDIAEDCISKENITSQDTSKVDYLVDADVARTDIAEDCMSKNTTAEDIDHVECLVDVNVAQKDIAKDCKTSENTTAEDTNNVDCLGEINVAQKELAVDHNTGQSATAVEDSLSPPPDVIPQADSQKEVRKSECTAFDEGSFPFDLEADITENKKPTETNSGGGYSGRSVSVQMRSSLSSVSQSSFRGSLSHSLSLGPNSPSSVETRRESFSHRNQSDANKDHLSSSPHNPASPEQVTSSPHPWHSEDSFKGLPNLQLHSTTLDMGTSHEEDKRWEGTLWTGTGQCCCSCDHNCHCCCQNKSGQKQHSSIISHLHTASSLPYSLDELEGMMRCMRKFRWVLSEIEERLQEEHTSVLNSLSDVHRADVQGVLELRAAVKQEAVLLEQQLTDLVHAYDDSIKMKLNRLLDEQSQLCSQLHITPFDTPHPANTCKRSVAVQCCLLPGMDTTQSCLSQQPTSDSDFTNGSDWSPSSKTDKLDFVGFIKSLKDVTINNDSLE
- the ppp1r17 gene encoding protein phosphatase 1, regulatory subunit 17-like, encoding MYVCMCLCVYVRVRGTDWGLNNGCGCSQRERECCYLICEQTVSMSTGCVRSLSETAEHRLAAQERPYEDSEMDRQKHSAEENQQDELGQKKPRRKDTPVLNSPPLIPGVRLMKGEARLIHMEDEEKEAKK